Below is a window of Synchiropus splendidus isolate RoL2022-P1 chromosome 9, RoL_Sspl_1.0, whole genome shotgun sequence DNA.
CTCAATATACATTAGCCTAAAAGTCAGTGTTGCTTTGCTAACTGTCTGATTATATTAGCCTGCTAATGGCACTGTGATAATCTCTTTGGGGAGAGCTGTGGCCTGCAACTGGCCTGTCCAGATGACTGGCCTAGTTAACACTCCACTGAGGCACTGCTCTGTCAATACATGGAAATAGGGCCGTACTTTTACATCACTTTGTATACTGTGCACTGGAAAGGCCATACATCAGTGTTGCTGGCGTCTTCATGGAGTGTTTATAGACACCTGTGACAAGGTGATGATTATATTTCGAGCACCATGTAGTTTCTATTACTGACTTTTATCGTCCGCCTTATAGTGAAGGTTGACTGAAGACTCAATCCAAATGTCATATACTGTTGTTTCATTACATAAATACtcaagtgacttttttttgtcatttatttcctATGCATCTCGTTGTTTACATCACcaaaatgtgaattatttattaTGTGTTTGACATTACAACACATTTTATAACATGTTTTCATAATAATGCCGATGCAAATTCAAGTTTAAACAGCCAGGGTAAATCAACATTTTGGCACTTGGGTGTCTCTTTTTCTATTAGCATGTCAATtaaataatgcaaaataaactattgaaaaaaacaaacatatataAAAGCATGCATTTATGTTCTCTCtgatcatgttttgtttttagcttGTCTTTAAAATCAATACTAAGTCAGGAAAATAGGTCGTGAGCTCTCCTGAGACCATTATATTTTAATGCATAAAAACAATgcattataaataaaatgtttatctATTTTAAAGAACCTTTTTTGTGAAAATATATCTGCTGAATGTTATTGATTGCATGCAGAACAGTTAATATGACGCCAAAGAGGAAATGTAGGTCAGTGGGACAAAGAATCAAAAATATATGGGATGTGCAACATCCACTCACTCCTCGCTCTTACGTGCCTGTGAGGGTTTGAAGTGCTGAGAATGGAGTCAAACCAAATCCTTCTCTCATTAATCTCTTCAATCAGAGTGAAGGATTGCATCAAAGTAAAGGATGAGGAAAGTATGGCGTTGTGCTGGGAACTCATCCTCAGGTTTTGCCTTGGTATTACAAAGTGTCGGCTTAGTGACAGACTTTCAACATCAGGACAGAGGATTAACTGTATCGCTGGGCACCTCCATTCATGCACAGTCCTGCTGACCCAATAGATCATCGCCCTGGGGCTGTCATGTCCTATCTGCATCCATCCCATTACTCCTGAAGAATGTGCCTGTGCGGTGCGCGCGCTTCCGAAGCGAAAGCCATGCCAGACGAGTCATGATCCTGCTGATCTGATTGTTCAGctttccttcatctctgtctggCTTCGTCTTCGGAGTTGGAGATGGAGTGGCGAGCCTGAATGGGCTGCCGGGTGGACCGGGGGCGGCGAAGGGTCAAATAAGTTTCCCACTCATTACATCAGAATAAGAAAGTCCTGTGAGCCCCTTCCTCTGAGTAACTTTCTTTATTACTTGTTATAGAAAATCTCATCCAGTGGGAGACCACTGAGTGGAAAactaattcatttatttccttcCCATGACGCCCTTCACATAGTGGGCTTGTTTTGTCATCGTACTTGTTAGTGGAATAAAGAATTCGGTTTCTGTTTATGGTTTACATCTAATATTTACATGCATATCTCATGTACATGCGATAGTAAAAGAATATAATTCAGTCAGTTCTATTATACCATGCCATTCTGACATGAGGTTAACCATCATCGTATCTCTAGACACGTTTCTATAATTGAAGAATGATGTAGGCAGTTCTTTGAGTTGCCTTCTCACTGTAATGCTAGGTGGGATCGCTGTTGGCCCCATTTCTGTCCACGGCTCTGCACATGATATTCCCCAAGGTCAGGGATATTTATTTGCAGCGCTGCTCTCCGGCTGTGGCGTCGTGACAGATGGCTCGCTAGGTTTACAACTCACCCACTGAATGTGCCGCAATTGCGTCCAATTTGATTTATGTCACATTATCCATGTGCTGTAAATGACACCAGTTTGTCTTGTAGAAATACTTTTCAATTCAATGAATTGTTATGATCAAGGCTTTTTCAGCTGTTGTGCATTATCAGTGagcttcattgtttttgttttgtagtaAATCGTAAGTGAACACCCAAATGAGAGTGGTTTAAAACATATGAAAACAATGGGTACTTGTATTCTTTTTAGTGTCATAGTAGTTTGATTCAACCGATTAAGAGCCTTCAGTTGACGCTCGCGGTTCAGTGAAGTGTGCCGGGTCAGCAGCCCTTTGCCACCCCTTACTCCCTCGAATGCCCGGTCAGCACCCACCCCTTTGGGCAAAGAGGCTTTATCTGCCCTCCTTCCATCCtgtgacctgtttttttttgtgtggttaGTAAGGCTGTTCTTCAGTGTTTAAACCCTTGCATGTTTATGTGGCAGATTAAGGCAGTAGTCTGACCCTCACATGGCCGTGCAAGTCTTGGACTAGTGTCTGTGCGTCTGAATGTGGGGCACCACGATGCTGCAGTATTTTGCTGAATGAAAGACCCAgattgtaaaacaaacagcccCTCCTCCCCTCGCCTGTAAGAGTGTACATGGATTACTGGCCCAGTATTTGCCTGGGTGTCTTTGTGCCAGTTTATCAAGTAATCCTTTCATTCAGAAAGAACCAGTGTGTTTGTAACCTCTTTATGAAGTAGGATGCCGTTTGTTTTGAAGAATCTTGTATGTGTTTTACCTAGCTAAaatattttctctctttcttttcaccTCAGTTTTGAGTCCAAACGCTTCCATGCCGTCATTGGCGTCTAATGGAAGATAAATCTTCTATCAAGTCCGCCATGGTTTCTCGACTGCCGAAGTTTGGTGGGCGATCCTCGGGGGGTGGTAGCGCCCCGCCAACCAACTGCTCCACTCAACAGCCAGTTACCGCCACGCAGGATAGCAAGGCCACTCCGACAGTGTCCCGGCCAAACGGTGTAATCCGATCCTCTCCCTTTTCTTTGAAATGGAAGAAGAATGAAGGGACGACAGTTCCCAGTCCGTCTGCCCCCACCAGCCCGGGAGATGCCAGTGTGGATAAGACACAGCTTCCCACTTTGACAAAGGAGGTAAAAAGCACCACTCCAGGAACACCCAAAGTCCGGAGGTCAGGCCCTTTAACTGTGGCTGTATCCAGCCCCAAGACCATCCATAAGCAAACACCAATCAGTCCCCAGGTGGGGGCCAAGTTTAGCCCACTTAATGGAGGCCctaaaataggtccaaacagcACTTTAAATGCTTCCCggaccgggtcagagacacGGCTTGCGCGTCCCAGGCCAAGTTCCAGCTCACCCCGAAGCAGCTCTCAAGACAGCTTATCGCAGTCCAGTGAGAGCTTGAAAAACCTGGCGCTTGACAACATGGTTCGATCCAACAGCTTCACTCACTTCAAACAAATTCCCTCACCCTCCAGCCAACCCATGACACGCTCCTTCTCCTTCAACCGTGCCGTGGAGTTGGCAAAACCTCTGGCCAATACTCAGCTCCAGCCCCCCCGGGGTAGTTTCCTCAAGCCACCCCAGCTTAGCAATGGGAGAGCTGGTGCTGTCCTGGATGGCAGCCACCTGGGTTCTGGCTCGACAATTGGGGGCCGACAGTACAGCAGAGCTACATTATCCACATCATCACTTCCCACGCTCTCAATTCCTTCAGCACCTACTACTCCTAGTGCTCTGAAGAAGCCGCTGCTCCCAAGTTGTGTGTTCAACAAGTCACTCGGAACTAGTGGTGGGGGTTTGAGTTTTCGACTGGCCAGAGGACAGGTCAAACAGCAAAAGCCAATTCTTCCATGTCAAGTAAAAGGCGATGTTGGACAACCAGCCGTGTCAGATTGTGGAGGTCTCCTAGGGATTGCAGTGGACATCGCTCCAATCACAGATGCAGACAAAGCAGTCTCTCCTAGTGACAGTGATGGAAGTTCTGGCGACGGAGGTGCACGCGACGGAGAAAACAGCATGCCGAGCTCTGGGCTGACAGCAGGCGAGACTCCAGAGGACATGTCCTTATCCTCTGCATCATCGCTAGACAGAGGTGACACCAGTGAAGAGTTCCAGGATGACTTTGATAATGGCGCGGATATATTCAGTGATGGAGAGGCGCACGATGACAGGAAGACTGCTGACCAAACAGCAACTCGCTTGCAGAACTTCCTTTCTGCGACCATGGACTGTGTCACTGTCGATTTGACAGGTAAATGAAATCGGCACGGTAATACATTTGTCATTGTTTATCGTCGCTGTTACTAAACCCTTGCGTTCTCTTCAGGGCATAATGACGAAAGCCCCATGGAAGACTCCCAGGGGCCACTGGTGATGTCTCCTGATCGGGGTGATGTGTGCCAAGCTTCGTCTTTGGAGCTCTCCCCTTCCAACAGCTCTGGAGGCACCTACATGTGGGACGAAGAGGGTCTTGAACCCCTAGGAGGTCCAGTTCCCCTGCCATGTGACACGTACGATGACTCGGAGCTCAACAGTGTGGTATGCATTTATCTGTTTTATCGTCAATAGACTGTCGGGATTTCCTGGAGATACAGTGAGTGACGTAATACATAGCAAGAAATATCTCAACAGTAGTATACGAGACTTCAAACTGTCCTCATGGCATCTTGCGAGTCATTTTCCACCACCATACCACATACTGGTTCTTCTCTCCCCATGCTGCAGATATCTTTGTTCCATGTCCCTattgttttaattttgaaaTCAGTCAGCTCAGCTCAGGCCAGCATTGACTGTACTGTTACTGCATGGGTGTCGATAACATTTAACTGACTGACATGACGTCATCAACAAGCACCAAGCTCCAGCACAGATTGAGCTTTAGAAACTAAATGAAAACATAGAGGAAAAAGTAATACATAACCAGCATACAACTAGTAAATATTGAGCAGATTAAATAGTTTTACCTTTTACAGCAAGAAGCAGATCTTTTTTATAGTTAAAACACCACATTCTTCAGTAGTCTGGTCAGATAGAAAGAAATGAAAGCTGGATCATTGCGGAATGTTTTGCCTGAAATTAGTGAATCACATTCAGTTTCGCATTAGTGCCACAGCGAAACCCCTTTTATCGAATTCTTGGCGCCAGCTCATTAATCAACCTGACATATTTATCACCACATGTTGATATGtctttaatatttcatgataAAAACGCTGATCCTCCTGATTTACAGTTCTTGAGGTCATCGCCAAGAACACAGCCAATAAAACTGAGTTATGTCTTGACACATTGTTCCCGTTTTGGCTTAAAAAGTACTTCTACCTTTGTCCTGCCGCCAGGGAGCTGAGCAGTCGTCCTACAGGTTCTTAGTGCATTTCCTGTTTTTGCtgtatttccttttttcccgGGACACATGATCTCCGGAATGCATAAAGAGCTTACGCTGAGCCTGATTAGAAATGGTATCATGAGCCTCTTACATTGACTTTGCCAGGCATGTGATGTTCAAGTGAAGTGGCATGTATTGGTGAAAGATGCGTGAGAGCGTTTGATCAAAGCTGGAACGACAAAAAGAAGCTTTCTCTTACTCTCTAAAGGTAGTTTAGATTTAAATACAACGAACAAACCAGGGTATATCTTGTGTTAAACACTGAAGCATTCAAAGACATTATGAAGTGGGGTTACTGTGTACTGAGAGAGGTCTGAGACAGCCATCCGGTCCAGCAGATGGCAATACATTCCTCTGTCGTCCTGCAACCAAAGAAACTTTCATTCCTTTTATCTGCATGTGTAACTCTCGTTGCACTATTTGCCAGCTGTTCTCTTCTGTTTACTCACTTTAAGCTGGTGTCTGAAGCTGTCACAATCTCTGCAGTCATTCCTAAATTATGTGTGAATAAGTATGCTCATAAAATAAGTCTGAAAGAGTCGTATAATTCAGTCACCGCAGTTCACTTATCAGTTGTTTGCTGCCACATGGAATTCTCACAGGATTTCATTCCAATTTGATCTCATAAAATGTGCTTATTGAATGCTGCAGCCTTGTGAGTTACATGGAATACATACACAATATGCAGTACAGGATGTTTATCTCAAGATTAATGCGGGCTGAGAAGTGTTGTTGTGGTGTGATCGATGGAGAAACAATCTGCTTAGTCCTCCGCAATGGGAGTGACCGTGAAGAAAGGAGGAGAATGATGAGGGAAAAGCGTCGGCGTAAGCTTCCCTGTCGGACTGTCAATCACTACCAAAGACTATTTAAAGCTTATTTATTAGAGCACTTTGTCTAATCCACTATCTCCAAGACAAACTGGAGACAGTGTGTTGAAATTGGATCCTTTTTGGGAAGTATTGCCAGCGCGCTAAAATAATTGGTTGTTGCTGTTAACTTTAGTGGGATTTATGTAATATTTTGCTTCAAAAATGATATATACTGTCGCTACACGCTGTAGCCCAACAAGCCCGCTGGGGGGCACTGTGTCTCCTTTGCTCGACGCAACATGTGCGCGCTGAATGGTTATTGTATGTACGTTTCAGACCACATTTGCATTCTCATACTTCAGTGCAAAGTCCAGAGTGAGCTACCTGAGCTCATAATAACATGCCCCTCATGCACCGTGCGGCTAAGTACTGTGGCAGCTGTAGAAAACCGGCGTGTTGAGGGCCACTTCTCGCTGTGTTCTCCTGACTCCGCATTCAGTTAAGTTACTCAAGCTCTGTTAAAGGATGatgggtttttttctctttgtggaCATCATGGGGAAATTATCTTGAAGAAGTGTGAATAGTACAATGCAATAATTCATTGATTTcgtataattttatttatgaaaataaatagatctaaaaaaaaatatcagtgaAATTTACTTTAAATGTATCAATCTCACTAAGTCTATGgatcatttttcatcatctttttaTCGCCCGTATTTCAATGCACTTCTCAAATATTGAACATTCTGCCAATCAATGGTTCCAATTCATCTCTATCTGTGTTACCGTGGGTAAAGCAAGAATGAAAAATGGAAGACATTGTTTGAAAGTAATATTTTGACAGACTGAGCTGGAACCTTGAATAAATAGTTGTGTTTACTCTCTCCTTTTTATTATTCTAACAGTGCtgatcctctcctctccctggtGGCTTTGCCATTTTCTTTATCTtcgctggtgtttttttttgtttcgtttcAAGAGCTTTTACCGTTCGCTCCCCATCCGCACTCTGCTCTTTTGGTTTTCCAACCCTATCATTAGAGGTTCTTTAAGCCACCCAcctgtttcttttgtttacgctggatgtatttattttgccaCTAATTTGTGGCCTTTTGCGGAGCCTAAATGAAAATTCATCAGTCAATAAACAAGTGGTATGGTTAAGCCTTTCGTCTGCAGAGTGCTCAGCCATTTCTGCTACATGCTTCCCGTGAAGCTGCGCTGCTGTTGCATTAATGAGGCGAACAAGCTCACCTCCTGCGCTTTTCCTCCGCTTGCACTGAAGACCGCAGCCCTAGCAGGAGAAACACGTTGATCTTTTGGTGCAGCGAGTGCTACgctgacatacacacacacacacacacataggaaaacaatgttttgatgCTGACTGTGGTTGGAGTCCGACCTAAAATTTCCCTGCAgtttcatcattattttatttttgctctggAAATCCACTGCTGGGGATTTGTTTTTCCCATTGTGTATTATCACACCTTTGTTTAGACAATAGCATTATACACCTGGTAAAGAGTTCAGAGTGATCATGAGTCACTGTCAGCTTCTGTCTTTTATGACTATCTTCTGCTCATGTCTTGGCTTATCATCGTATCATAGGACAGTTCTGAATGGAATTTTCAGGAACAGACGATTGAAATTGGTGGCATTCAGGAGTTCCTTGGATCCAGGAAGGCTTTGAAGGCTTCGTCTTTGACTTGTATGGCTTTTGACTGCCAACCAATTTTGTCGAATTGTTTTAGTCTTGGTTATCGTCCAcgaaatataaaacatgttttatgttctAAAGTAGATTTAGTCAACTCAAATGCTTGCTTAAAGTTTTTACAGGGTAAAGTAATATGTCGTCTGAGTTGAAAAGAGTTGAAATTGTAACACCAGCAGTGGTATCAGAGCCTCTCTGACCTGGTGTCCCATCTCTAGTGCCTGGCAGAGTCTCCACAGTAAGCTCTGCAGAGCGACCACTGTCTCAGACAATCCTCTCATCTGGAGGAAACCATTGTTTTTATTCCTCACACTTCAAGTAGATCTATGTGCTCTCTGTGTGAAGTTATGCTTTCAGAGGCAAGAGCTAAATCATTTTCTCTTTATGATTCAGACTGACCACAAATTTGAGACAGTCAAGAGGTGACCATTTGTATGTGTGTCCTCTCTGATGTTGTaattcatgaaatattaaccttaCATTTGCTCTATTGAGAATGTGTTTTGACCAAGAATGGATGGTCttgggtctgttttttttttataccacaCCCAGTGTCTTGCTTTCCTTCTGTGTACATTTCTTGGCCAGTCTCAAACTGCATGGGTGACATcctgattgttttttttgtcaacttcTACTTCCTCCAAACAATATTACGTCCGATTGGATTTTGTCTCTGACTGACATTTAGTCTCGTTCATATTTGTTGTTGAGAATGCCATTGcatttcatcatcaccttcaccccTGTGAATGGACTCATTGTCCCTGTGAACATTTAACAAGATATTTTATGAAAATCCTgtcatttgaatttcatttttggtGTGGGGCTTCTGTACTACTAGgtcaatgtaataataataataataataaagcaataTTTATGTAACACTTTTTAGAATGCTGTTCACAGTGTGTTCAGCGCATTACTGGCAAAACAGCGAAGTATGTTTTCACTTGCTTAACTTCAGCTAAGCTTTCAGTCAGCGGGAACTTAGGATATTACATAAATGCAGCCTGTTAAAGTGAGTTTTTAGCAGGGATTTAAAGGTAACGGTTCATGTTGTGTTTGGGATCTCCTCTGTCACACCAGAATGGAGCAGCCCTGACAGAAGAGACTGTCACCTCTAGACATAAGTCTACACTTAAATCTTCGACAGACTAAAGACTTAGACAACTAGCGGAGACCCAGCTGTGGGTCTGATGGTCCTGGCTGGCTTGTAGGGTGTCAGTAGTTCTACAATGTAGTCGGGCGCCAGGCCAAGACAGGCTTTAAAGCTATCTGTAAAATCTTAAATTCAATTCTAAAGTGGACAGAGAGCCAGTGTAGAGAAGCTAACACTAAAGTGATGTGCTGCTGTCTGTTAGAGCCAGTGAGAAGCCTTGCT
It encodes the following:
- the ccser2a gene encoding serine-rich coiled-coil domain-containing protein 2 isoform X1, which gives rise to MEDKSSIKSAMVSRLPKFGGRSSGGGSAPPTNCSTQQPVTATQDSKATPTVSRPNGVIRSSPFSLKWKKNEGTTVPSPSAPTSPGDASVDKTQLPTLTKEVKSTTPGTPKVRRSGPLTVAVSSPKTIHKQTPISPQVGAKFSPLNGGPKIGPNSTLNASRTGSETRLARPRPSSSSPRSSSQDSLSQSSESLKNLALDNMVRSNSFTHFKQIPSPSSQPMTRSFSFNRAVELAKPLANTQLQPPRGSFLKPPQLSNGRAGAVLDGSHLGSGSTIGGRQYSRATLSTSSLPTLSIPSAPTTPSALKKPLLPSCVFNKSLGTSGGGLSFRLARGQVKQQKPILPCQVKGDVGQPAVSDCGGLLGIAVDIAPITDADKAVSPSDSDGSSGDGGARDGENSMPSSGLTAGETPEDMSLSSASSLDRGDTSEEFQDDFDNGADIFSDGEAHDDRKTADQTATRLQNFLSATMDCVTVDLTGHNDESPMEDSQGPLVMSPDRGDVCQASSLELSPSNSSGGTYMWDEEGLEPLGGPVPLPCDTYDDSELNSVDILNNLDAPSNGELDDDDLMLDVDLPEDGTHEFDAMSQSERGRRPGQRRKHHRWSGPENFYNESRSLFFPHYDAHKFSRISSQPILSESRHQGLPVTLDELTLDHMNQDCSTLKKQLLKLKSLLQLEDTDSPADVAEEIEDNTSATSRQLEEMIKEVQMLREELRSRDKTIVQLTLQCQQLQLQNQRELMHSQGQSVRCQCHHQRAPSTLGQTDKQVNKRMQQHYDKATQTYWRSPSHAPHILQPFHPQCLSERFHQERLVSCLPTEGHNDLALNSTVGGATSDESLEGFMAEACSRADPNELSHQLSTHLQWQSAGTRQKVTVKDAEGSASHARPRLLQPPRLHKRVSLPALKPGGMGGAPSPGSPSGQFASRTKQLPPPSRGLPCFNAGPQLQLPCQSRPSLLQPRRAAELFRNSRSASTEDSNQPGFIGNGSTKLAPSLRHTGLPKPKIH
- the ccser2a gene encoding serine-rich coiled-coil domain-containing protein 2 isoform X3, producing the protein MEDKSSIKSAMVSRLPKFGGRSSGGGSAPPTNCSTQQPVTATQDSKATPTVSRPNGVIRSSPFSLKWKKNEGTTVPSPSAPTSPGDASVDKTQLPTLTKEVKSTTPGTPKVRRSGPLTVAVSSPKTIHKQTPISPQVGAKFSPLNGGPKIGPNSTLNASRTGSETRLARPRPSSSSPRSSSQDSLSQSSESLKNLALDNMVRSNSFTHFKQIPSPSSQPMTRSFSFNRAVELAKPLANTQLQPPRGSFLKPPQLSNGRAGAVLDGSHLGSGSTIGGRQYSRATLSTSSLPTLSIPSAPTTPSALKKPLLPSCVFNKSLGTSGGGLSFRLARGQVKQQKPILPCQVKGDVGQPAVSDCGGLLGIAVDIAPITDADKAVSPSDSDGSSGDGGARDGENSMPSSGLTAGETPEDMSLSSASSLDRGDTSEEFQDDFDNGADIFSDGEAHDDRKTADQTATRLQNFLSATMDCVTVDLTGHNDESPMEDSQGPLVMSPDRGDVCQASSLELSPSNSSGGTYMWDEEGLEPLGGPVPLPCDTYDDSELNSVDILNNLDAPSNGELDDDDLMLDVDLPEDGTHEFDAMSQSERGRRPGQRRKHHRWSGPENFYNESRSLFFPHYDAHKFSRISSQPILSESRHQGLPVTLDELTLDHMNQDCSTLKKQLLKLKSLLQLEDTDSPADVAEEIEDNTSATSRQLEEMIKEVQMLREELRSRDKTIVQLTLQCQQLQLQNQRELMHSQGQSVRCQCHHQRAPSTLGQTDKQVNKRMQQHYDKATQTYWRSPSHAGVLPTPMLSPWQAQHQGLNRTSMPQRRQTSHTTAFPPSMPQRTFPPGKTSKLSPHRGPQ
- the ccser2a gene encoding serine-rich coiled-coil domain-containing protein 2 isoform X2 gives rise to the protein MEDKSSIKSAMVSRLPKFGGRSSGGGSAPPTNCSTQQPVTATQDSKATPTVSRPNGVIRSSPFSLKWKKNEGTTVPSPSAPTSPGDASVDKTQLPTLTKEVKSTTPGTPKVRRSGPLTVAVSSPKTIHKQTPISPQVGAKFSPLNGGPKIGPNSTLNASRTGSETRLARPRPSSSSPRSSSQDSLSQSSESLKNLALDNMVRSNSFTHFKQIPSPSSQPMTRSFSFNRAVELAKPLANTQLQPPRGSFLKPPQLSNGRAGAVLDGSHLGSGSTIGGRQYSRATLSTSSLPTLSIPSAPTTPSALKKPLLPSCVFNKSLGTSGGGLSFRLARGQVKQQKPILPCQVKGDVGQPAVSDCGGLLGIAVDIAPITDADKAVSPSDSDGSSGDGGARDGENSMPSSGLTAGETPEDMSLSSASSLDRGDTSEEFQDDFDNGADIFSDGEAHDDRKTADQTATRLQNFLSATMDCVTVDLTGHNDESPMEDSQGPLVMSPDRGDVCQASSLELSPSNSSGGTYMWDEEGLEPLGGPVPLPCDTYDDSELNSVDILNNLDAPSNGELDDDDLMLDVDLPEDGTHEFDAMSQSERGRRPGQRRKHHRWSGPENFYNESRSLFFPHYDAHKFSRISSQPILSESRHQGLPVTLDELTLDHMNQDCSTLKKQLLKLKSLLQLEDTDSPADVAEEIEDNTSATSRQLEEMIKEVQMLREELRSRDKTIVQLTLQCQQLQLQNQRELMHSQGQSVRCQCHHQRAPSTLGQTDKQVNKRMQQHYDKATQTYWRSPSHAGVLPTPMLSPWQAQHQGLNRTSMPQRRQRVERLVQYFTDRACLTYYSLSTLNASANVSTRKD